AACATGCCAGAGCATGAGCCACATGTAGGGCAAGCCGACATCTCCATCGCCTTAAGCTCATCTTCATTGATTCTCCCTGCTTTTAAAGCTCCTACAGCTTCAAACATAGAGCTTAAGTCGCATATTTCTCCTTCGTAGCTCCCAGCAAGCATCGGCCCTCCACTTATAACTACCGTTGGTATGTTTAGCCTTGCTGCAGCCATAAGCATACCTGGAACGATTTTATCACAGTTTGGTATCAATACAAGTCCATCAAACCCGTGAGCCATTGCCATTGTTTCAACGCTATCCGCTATTAATTCCCTCGACGCCAGAGAATATTTCATTCCCTTGTGGTTCATAGCTATACCGTCACAAACGCCTATTGTTGAAAACTCTATAGGTGTCCCGCCAGCAAGCCTTACACCTGCTTTCACAGCATCAGCTATTTTGTCAAGATTTATGTGCCCTGGAATTATATCATTTTTCGAATTGGCAATACCTATTATTGGCCTGTTTATTTCTTCATCTGTAAGCCCTAAAGCGTATAATAATGATCTATGGGGTGCTTTTTCGACTCCTTTCTTCACACTATCACTTAACATAAAATCACCTCTTTAAATACTTTAAAACCATATCTCCCATCTCTTCAGTATTTAAAATAATGCCACTTCCTAAATCAGATGTCCTGTATCCATCTTCTAACAGCTCATTTACGGCCCTTCTTATATCATTTGCGGCATCAAGTCTATCAAACGAATATTCCAGCATCATTGCAACTGATAATATAGTCGCCAATGGATTGGCCTTTTTAGTACCTGCAATATCAGGAGCCGAACCGTGAACAGGCTCGTATAACCCCACTTTATCGCCTCTCAAACTGGCAGATGGCAGCATTCCTATAGATCCTGTAAGCTGTGATGCTTCATCTGATAAAATGTCGCCAAACATGTTTGATGTAAGTATCACGTCAAACTGAGACGGATCTTTTATAAGCTGCATAGAGCAATTGTCAACATACTGATGGTTTAATTCCACATCTGGGTATTCCTTGCTAACTTCATTGACAACTTTTCTCCATAGTCTTGATGAATCCAATATGTTTGCTTTATCAACAGATGTGACTTTTTTCTTTCTATTTCTAGCAGCTTTAAAAGCAATGTGAGCTATTCTTTCTATTTCTTTAGTAGTATAAGCTTCTGTATCATACGCTTTATAACCATAATCTATCTTTTCCGTTCCTCTTTCACCAAAATATATGCCACCTGTAAGTTCTCTTACAACAAGCACATCTAAGCCATCTTTTAAAAGCTCATCTTTAAGTGGAGATGCACTTTTCAAGGAGCTAAAAAGGATGGCAGGTCTTAGATTTGCGTACACATCAAGGCTTTTTCTCAATGCCAGAAGACCTGCCTCAGGCCTTTTGTCTCCATCTAAATCATCCCATTTTGGACCACCAACAGCACCTAATAGAACAGCATCGCTTTCAAGACACGCTTCTTCCGTCTCTTTAGGATATGGAGTACCGTACTCATCAATTGCAGACCCGCCAAACAAATACTTTTTTATATCAAATTCTAATCCATACTTTTCTGAAACCGCATCCAATACTTTCAATGCTTCATCTATAACTTCTTTTCCTATTCCATCACCAGGTAATACAGCTATCTTGTACATTTATACCACCTTTTCCTTAACATAGTTGATAAGGCCGCCACATTCAATGATTTTCTTTATAAACTCAGGAAACGGCTGCGATTTAAACTCAATTCCCTTAGTTATATCTCTTATAATACCTGTCTCTAAGTCAACTGATACTATATCTCCATCTTCTATCGCAGATGCTGCATCAGGACATTCTAAGATAGGCAAACCTATATTTATGGCGTTTCTGTAGAAAATCCTTGCAAAAGACTTTGCAATGACACATGATATACCTGATTCTTTTATTGCTATTGGAGCATGTTCTCTAGATGATCCGCATCCAAAATTGTATCCTGCAATCATTATATCTCCTGGTTTAACTTTGTCTTTAAAATCTTTATCGATATCTTCCATGCAGTGTAAAGCAAGTTCTTTTGGATCCGATGTATTTAAAAATCTAGCAGGTATTATTACATCTGTATCAACATTATCACCGTACTTTATTGCTTTTCCTTCCATTTATACCACCTCCTCAGGACTTGCTATATATCCCTTTATGGCTGATGCAGCAGCTACTGCTGGGCTTGCTAAGTATACTTCACTTTCGGTATGGCCCATCCTTCCTACAAAGTTTCTATTTGTGGTGGATATTGCTCTTTCACCTTTTGCAAGAATGCCCATGTGACCACCTAAACATGGACCACATGTAGGTGTAGATACTGCAGCACCTGCTTTTATAAATTCTTCTATATATCCTCTCTTTACACATTCAAGGTATATATCTTGTGTGGCAGGGAAAATTATCAATCTAACATCTGGATGAACTTTTTTACCTTTTAAAACTTCATACGTTATTTCCATATCGGTTATACGCCCGTTTGTACAAGAACCAATCACGACTTGATCTACTTTTATATTTCCTACTTCATCTATTGGCTTTGTGTTTTCAGGTAAATGTGGAAATGCTACTTGTGGTTTTATTTTTGATAAGTCTATATCATAGCTTTTAACGTATTCTGCATCTTCATCTGCTTTAAATACTTTGTATTTTCTATTTGCTCTCCCTTTAACATATGTTTCGGTAATTTCGTCATAATCGAAAATACCATTTTTAGCCCCTGCTTCTATTGCCATATTTGCAATTGTAAACCTGTCATCAATTGACAAAGAAGAAATATTACCTGTAAATTCCATAGATTTATACAGCGCACCATCAACGCCTATCATTCCTATGATGTACAGTATCACATCCTTACCGCTTACCCATTTATTAAGCTTACCTTTTAAGTTAAATTTTATCGCTTCAGGAACTTTAAACCATGCCTTACCTGTAGCCATGGCACATGCCATATCTGTACTACCTATTCCTGTTGAAAAACAAGTTATAGCGCCATAGGTACATGTATGAGAATCTGCACCTATGACCACATCACCAGGCAAAACTAAACCTTTTTCAGGTAAAAGGGCATGTTCTATTCCCATCTTTCCAACTTCAAAGAAGTTTACAATTCCATATTCCCTGGCAAATTTTCTTACAATATTCACCTGTTCCGCAGACTTTATGTCTTTATTAGGAACAAAATGGTCTGGCACCAGTGCAATTTTCTCTCTATCAAATACATTTTTTACGCCTATCTTCAAAAATTCCTTTATCGCAACAGGTGATGTGACATCATTTCCAAGCACCATGTCCACATCTATCTCTATAAGATCTCCGGGTTTAACTTCATATCCGGCTTTATCAGATAAAATTTTTTGTGTAAGTGTTAACCCCAAAGCTCTCCCTCCTTGAAACTTTTTGTATTCAAAATAACATCATCTACAATCACTTTTATATCATCATCATTCACCACTTTTTTATTGTCTGCTAAATCTTTAAATTTCTTAAAAGCTAGATTGATTTCATCTCTGGAAAGCTCATAGCCCATATTTTTCAACTTCAATTCAAAGGCATTTCTGCCAGATAGCTTCCCCATTGATATATGATCTGTAGTGATTCCTATATCTTCAGGCCTCATTATTTCATACGTCGCTTTATTGTTTATCACTCCATGCTGGTGAATTCCAGCAGTATGTCTAAATGCATTAGAACCTACAATTGCTTTATTAGGTTGCAGCTGGATACCTGAAAGTTCACTTACAAGTTTACATGTACTAAATATTTCTCTAGTATTTATACTGTGAGGTAAATTGAAATAATCTTTTCGAGTATTTATTGCCATGATAACTTCTTCCAGCGACGCATTTCCAGCCCTTTCACCTATTCCGCATACAGTTACTTCCACTTGTTGAGCACCGCTTTCCAATGCTGAAAGGGAATTCGCAACAGCCATTCCTAGGTCATTGTGGCAATGAACGCTTATTGTAACATTGTCTTTATCATGTATATGATTTTTAACGTATTCTACTAACTTTTCAAATTCTTTTGGAACCGCATAGCCTACAGTGTCAGGTATATTGATTATTTTTGCCCCCGCATCAATAACTTCATTAAATATTTTCACAAGAAAATCCCAATCTGTCCTTGAAGCATCTTCTGCAGAAAATTGTATCTCGTCAAATTTACCTGAAGCATATTTTACACTTTCAACAGCCATTTTTAATGCTTCATCTCTTGATATTTTTAATTTGTATTTTAGATGAATATCAGATGTTGCTATAAAAAGATGTATTCTTGATTTTTTAGCATTTTTCAACGCTTCATAAGTTTTATCTATATCACTTTTTACACATCTTGATAATCCTGCTACAACTACATCACCAATATTTTCTGCTATATTCTTTACTGCTTCGAAGTCACCGTTTGATGCAGCAGGAAAACCAGCTTCTATAACATCTACACCAAGTGAAACAAGCTGTTTTGCTATTTTGTATTTGCTTTCTTTGTCAAAGTTCACACCTGGTGTTTGCTCACCATCTCTTAATGTTGTATCAAATACAATGACTTTTCTATCCCCCATATACAAGCCCCCTCTTTATTTCTTTTTAAGCCATGACATCATTCCGCGGAGCTCTTTTCCTACTTTCTCAAGCTGTTGATTTGCTTCTTTTTCTCTTACAGCGTTAAACTGTGGTCTTCCTACCGCATTTTCTAAAAGCCATTTTTTCGCAAACTCTCCATTCTGTATTTCCTTCAAAACTTCTTTCATTTCATTTCTAGTATCTTTTGTGATTATTCTCTTTCCTGTAACATAATCACCGTATTCTGCCGTGTCAGATATAGAATACCTCATGTTTGCGAATCCGCCTTCATAGATCAAATCCACTATAAGCTTCATTTCATGTATACACTCAAAGTACGCTATTTCAGGTTGATATCCTGCTTCTACCAATGTTTCAAATCCAGCTTTCATAAGCTCTGTAACACCACCACACAAAACAGCCTGTTCTCCAAAAAGATCTGTTTCCGTCTCTTCTTTAAATGTAGTTTCCAAGACACCTGCTCTCGTTCCACCAATACCTTTGGCATAAGCTAATGCAAGTTCGAAAGCTTTTCCAGTATAATTTTGATACACCGCAACCAAATCTGGTACACCTTTCCCCTCAGTAAA
The nucleotide sequence above comes from Thermoanaerobacterium sp. CMT5567-10. Encoded proteins:
- the leuB gene encoding 3-isopropylmalate dehydrogenase yields the protein MYKIAVLPGDGIGKEVIDEALKVLDAVSEKYGLEFDIKKYLFGGSAIDEYGTPYPKETEEACLESDAVLLGAVGGPKWDDLDGDKRPEAGLLALRKSLDVYANLRPAILFSSLKSASPLKDELLKDGLDVLVVRELTGGIYFGERGTEKIDYGYKAYDTEAYTTKEIERIAHIAFKAARNRKKKVTSVDKANILDSSRLWRKVVNEVSKEYPDVELNHQYVDNCSMQLIKDPSQFDVILTSNMFGDILSDEASQLTGSIGMLPSASLRGDKVGLYEPVHGSAPDIAGTKKANPLATILSVAMMLEYSFDRLDAANDIRRAVNELLEDGYRTSDLGSGIILNTEEMGDMVLKYLKR
- the leuD gene encoding 3-isopropylmalate dehydratase small subunit, translated to MEGKAIKYGDNVDTDVIIPARFLNTSDPKELALHCMEDIDKDFKDKVKPGDIMIAGYNFGCGSSREHAPIAIKESGISCVIAKSFARIFYRNAINIGLPILECPDAASAIEDGDIVSVDLETGIIRDITKGIEFKSQPFPEFIKKIIECGGLINYVKEKVV
- the leuC gene encoding 3-isopropylmalate dehydratase large subunit: MGLTLTQKILSDKAGYEVKPGDLIEIDVDMVLGNDVTSPVAIKEFLKIGVKNVFDREKIALVPDHFVPNKDIKSAEQVNIVRKFAREYGIVNFFEVGKMGIEHALLPEKGLVLPGDVVIGADSHTCTYGAITCFSTGIGSTDMACAMATGKAWFKVPEAIKFNLKGKLNKWVSGKDVILYIIGMIGVDGALYKSMEFTGNISSLSIDDRFTIANMAIEAGAKNGIFDYDEITETYVKGRANRKYKVFKADEDAEYVKSYDIDLSKIKPQVAFPHLPENTKPIDEVGNIKVDQVVIGSCTNGRITDMEITYEVLKGKKVHPDVRLIIFPATQDIYLECVKRGYIEEFIKAGAAVSTPTCGPCLGGHMGILAKGERAISTTNRNFVGRMGHTESEVYLASPAVAAASAIKGYIASPEEVV
- a CDS encoding 2-isopropylmalate synthase — its product is MGDRKVIVFDTTLRDGEQTPGVNFDKESKYKIAKQLVSLGVDVIEAGFPAASNGDFEAVKNIAENIGDVVVAGLSRCVKSDIDKTYEALKNAKKSRIHLFIATSDIHLKYKLKISRDEALKMAVESVKYASGKFDEIQFSAEDASRTDWDFLVKIFNEVIDAGAKIINIPDTVGYAVPKEFEKLVEYVKNHIHDKDNVTISVHCHNDLGMAVANSLSALESGAQQVEVTVCGIGERAGNASLEEVIMAINTRKDYFNLPHSINTREIFSTCKLVSELSGIQLQPNKAIVGSNAFRHTAGIHQHGVINNKATYEIMRPEDIGITTDHISMGKLSGRNAFELKLKNMGYELSRDEINLAFKKFKDLADNKKVVNDDDIKVIVDDVILNTKSFKEGELWG
- the ilvC gene encoding ketol-acid reductoisomerase, with protein sequence MARMYYDEDADLNLLKGKKIAIIGYGSQGHAHALNLKDSGLDVVVGLYEGSKSAERAKENGLTVLSVDDACEAADVIMILIPDEKQSRVYKENIEKHLKPGNALVFAHGFNIHFHQIVPPEYVDVFMVAPKGPGHLVRRVFTEGKGVPDLVAVYQNYTGKAFELALAYAKGIGGTRAGVLETTFKEETETDLFGEQAVLCGGVTELMKAGFETLVEAGYQPEIAYFECIHEMKLIVDLIYEGGFANMRYSISDTAEYGDYVTGKRIITKDTRNEMKEVLKEIQNGEFAKKWLLENAVGRPQFNAVREKEANQQLEKVGKELRGMMSWLKKK